The genomic segment TTCAATCTGCCGTGGCATAGCGCGCGACGCATGCCGATGCCCTTTCCTTCCTCATCTTTTGGCTCCCCGCGTGAAAAAAAGGTCATGGCCTGCTGAATATGAGACAGACGGATACCGGCCGAATCAAAGACCACCTGCTCAAAGGGAGAGGGGTATACATGATGTTCCGCAACGTTTAGAAAGCCCTCCCATTCCTGCTTTCTTGCCATTGCAATCTGAGTCAGCTGAGCGTATAAATCATCAGAATTCTGAGTATCCCTGCGCATCGTCGCTCTGTGCATCTGGCCGGCTTTGATAAACAGCATTCGGTAGCGCTCCTTTAGATCTGTAACCGGTACCGTTTCTTCAATCCACGGCATCAGATAACAGGTTTCCCCATCTCCGCTGATCACCAGATCTCCGTATTTTGAAGGAAGTGGCGTGACAGCGTCGATCACCAGATTTTGCGACAACTGATACGTAACTTTCAGATGCTCGATCTGGTGAACCGTCAATTTTTTCTTTTTTAACGCAAAAAGACCTCTGTCCGTCTCAATTTTATATACGCGTTCAAACGGTGTGATCCGGTACGGGTACAGGTCATATTGAAAAAGAAGGCGATTGAGCACGACATCAGTTTCAGCAACCATC from the Sporolactobacillus sp. Y61 genome contains:
- a CDS encoding spore coat protein YsxE, yielding MVAETDVVLNRLLFQYDLYPYRITPFERVYKIETDRGLFALKKKKLTVHQIEHLKVTYQLSQNLVIDAVTPLPSKYGDLVISGDGETCYLMPWIEETVPVTDLKERYRMLFIKAGQMHRATMRRDTQNSDDLYAQLTQIAMARKQEWEGFLNVAEHHVYPSPFEQVVFDSAGIRLSHIQQAMTFFSRGEPKDEEGKGIGMRRALCHGRLNPRHLLIERERCLLVNLEECREDFFILETASLMEQACVMYNGAPQWEKWLHDYLTACPLREEEGIFLFHLMLCPKAPSLFFNSYLTEKKKDEPGSIRKWMRFSRNHKLMLSSLWSWLEKEKKQAEAASPKEAE